A genomic region of Aspergillus oryzae RIB40 DNA, chromosome 1 contains the following coding sequences:
- a CDS encoding putative MFS alpha-glucoside transporter (predicted transporter (major facilitator superfamily)), whose protein sequence is MKIDEDVSKEHSAHIEHAEETTVPTKDALQASTDEHEATVWEALRHNYKAVLWSAAISLSIIMEGYDVALIYQFFTYPAFQEKFGSYRPEQGDYIVSGPWQAGLSNGANVGIVIGGFMNGYLSTRFGYKRVLLAALFFMNWFIFILFFAPSAPVLLVGQILCGLTWGVFATSSPAYASEVCPLALRGYLTCYVNLCWAMGQFIASGALYGLLKIESEWSYRIAYALQWIWPVPLFVLIMFAPESPWWLARNNRMGDAYKSLARLDTRGHEAHQRTLAQIMHTLELESKLESGSSYLDCFRGIDRRRTEVVCMSFAGQVLSGSAFAYTPTYFFVQAGISTENAYQITVGGTAISFVGTIISWFLLTRFGRRQLYVTGVACLTGFLLIIGITAAASESSSAKWGQAAMCLVWLFTYSVTLGPVTYTIISETSSVHLRAKSVCLSRNVYNITNIVAQVVEPYLINPTEANLKGKTAFVWAATAAVTTVWAFFRLPECRGRTYDELDVMFHRKLPARKFATYQVNAHDADALKTSPAECVVDNSGDKA, encoded by the exons ATGAAAATTGACGAAGACGTTTCCAAGGAGCACAGTGCTCACATTGAGCATGCCGAAGAAACTACGGTTCCAACCAAGGATGCTCTACAGGCCTCTACGGATGAGCATGAAGCTACCGTGTGGGAAGCCCTAAGGCACAACTATAAAGCCGTGTTGTGGTCTGCCGCTATCTCGTTGTCGATCATTATGGAAGGATATGATGTTG CCCTCATCTATCAGTTCTTCACATACCCTGCGTTCCAAGAGAAATTCGGATCATACCGTCCAGAGCAAGGGGACTACATCGTCAGCGGACCTTGGCAGGCAGGTCTCAGCAATGGTGCCAATGTCGGTATCGTGATTGGCGGCTTCATGAACGGCTACTTGTCTACAAGATTTGGATATAAGAGAGTCCTTCTGGCGGCTCTCTTCTTTATGAACTggttcattttcattctcttcttcgctcCGTCGGCGCCTGTGCTGCTCGTCGGGCAGATCCTGTGCGGGCTCACTTGGGGCGTTTTTGCGACATCATCGCCAGCCTACGCCTCGGAAGTATGTCCACTTGCTCTCCGTGGATACTTGACGTGCTATGTGAATCTTTGCTGGGCCATGGGTCAATTCATCGCCTCCGGCGCCCTTTACGGCTTGCTGAAGATCGAAAGCGAGTGGTCCTACCGTATTGCCTACGCTTTACAGTGGATTTGGCCTGTTCCTCTCTTCGTTCTGATTATGTTTGCGCCAGAGTCCCCCTGGTGGTTAGCACGAAACAATCGTATGGGTGATGCCTATAAATCTCTTGCCCGACTCGACACCCGAGGCCACGAAGCACATCAGAGAACCCTAGCGCAGATCATGCATACCCTCGAGCTAGAGTCAAAGTTGGAGTCCGGATCCAGCTATCTAGACTGTTTCCGAGGGATCGACCGACGCCGCACCGAAGTTGTCTGTATGAGCTTCGCGGGTCAAGTCTTGTCCGGCTCGGCCTTTGCCTACACTCCCACCTACTTCTTCGTCCAGGCGGGAATCAGCACCGAAAACGCCTACCAAATCACCGTAGGGGGTACGGCGATATCCTTTGTCGGGACTATCATCTCGTGGTTCTTGCTGACCCGGTTTGGTCGACGCCAACTGTACGTGACTGGCGTTGCCTGTTTGACCGGGTTCTTGTTGATCATCGGAATCactgctgctgcatctgAGTCCAGCAGCGCGAAATGGGGCCAAGCTGCTATGTGTTTGGTGTGGCTCTTCACTTATTCCGTCACCCTGGGACCTGTTACCTACACCATTATTTCCGAGACGTCCTCCGTTCATTTGAGGGCGAAATCGGTTTGCCTATCACGCAATGTTTACAACATCACCAATATCGTTGCCCAAGTCGTCGAACCTTATCTGATTAACCCGACTGAGGCCAATCTGAAGGGTAAGACGGCGTTCGTCTGGGCAGCGACCGCAGCGGTGACTACAGTCTGGGCGTTCTTTCGACTGCCAGAATGCAGAGGCAGAACTTATGATGAGCTGGACGTGATGTTTCATCGGAAACTGCCCGCTAGGAAATTCGCTACGTATCAGGTCAACGCGCATGATGCGGATGCACTGAAGACGAGCCCTGCGGAATGTGTTGTAGACAATAGTGGTGACAAAGCTTGA
- a CDS encoding NCBP3 domain-containing protein (predicted protein): MRQWILTWTWTLVHCRKLNRLKLAHRASSNPGRATQDPMGGTIAFQDGAVDPQSSEAQYEKVHVRGVDELTTDNIKQFANEHFTLEAPSRVEWIDDTSANLIYSSPEIGLQALSALTQASEEEDTSELPALRLRSAKLLSSHPDSVLQVRSAVKTDRKKPRAHEASRFYLMHPEHDPRERLRREFDDRRRQGGGDDGDYRRRRFDGRELRRRRDRDGDEIISANMYDDSEAASTDYSETARGRDERGRRRHRDRELFPSEEGRPSGRLQNRSASPGRDTLVESGYSEQDRRDSRRHFRERSPQIDRRNKRKELFPSSKPSGPDADESSRELFPNKPATSYLKKELFPSKHSNHRRSDAIDAADETADLFSKRISVPIVDGSRDQRRNKNVELFPDSEEKKVNIRGAAGPDQGFSIRGAANGLSIKGRGASVRELFPSKYKSNAGKELFSEKIEGRGGPRRRAEDMFS, translated from the exons ATGCGTCAATGGATATTGACATGGACCTGGACCTTGGTCCATTGCCGGAAGTTGAACCGATTGAAACT TGCCCACCGTGCCTCATCTAACCCTGGTCGCGCGACTCAGGACCCAATGGGCGGAACAATTGCCTTTCAGGATGGAGCCGTAGATCCCCAGTCTTCCGAAGCCCAGTACGAGAAAGTACACGTCAGAGGTGTCGACGAATTGACGACCGATAACATCAAACAATTCGCGAACGAACACTTCACCCTCGAAGCGCCTTCCCGGGTCGAATGGATCGATGATACATCGGCAAATCTCATCTACTCCTCGCCTGAAATCGGTCTCCAGGCTTTGTCGGCCTTGACGCAGGctagtgaagaggaagatacgTCCGAGTTACCGGCGCTGCGACTCCGATCCGCCAAGCTCCTCTCTTCCCACCCCGATTCCGTACTCCAGGTGAGATCGGCCGTGAAGACCGATCGCAAGAAGCCTCGCGCCCATGAAGCCAGTCGTTTCTACCTTATGCACCCTGAACACGATCCTCGCGAGCGTCTGCGACGGGAATTTGACGATAGACGACGTCAGGGTGGTGGAGACGATGGGGATTACCGGCGGAGACGGTTCGACGGCCGGGAATTGCGGCGACGGAGAGATCGTGACGGAGATGAAATTATTAGCGCTAATATGTATGACGATTCGGAGGCAGCTAGCACGGATTATTCTGAGACAGCAAGAGGTCGCGATGAGCGAGGCAGGCGTCGACACCGGGACCGGGAACTATTTCCATCGGAAGAAGGACGTCCTTCAGGGCGCCTTCAGAATCGCAGTGCTTCTCCGGGTCGAGATACGTTGGTGGAGAGCGGGTATTCAGAGCAGGACCGTCGCGACTCGCGCAGACACTTCCGTGAGAGATCGCCTCAGATCGATCGCCGGAATAAACGCAAGGAactctttccatcttcaaaaccctCCGGCCCCGATGCCGATGAGAGCTCGCGAGAGCTATTCCCGAATAAGCCAGCCACCAGTTATCTCAAGAAGGAGCTGTTCCCCAGCAAGCACAGCAATCATCGTCGGTCGGATGCCATAGATGCTGCAGATGAAACGGCGGACCTGTTCTCGAAAAGAATCTCAGTCCCTATTGTGGATGGTTCTCGGGATCAACGACGGAACAAAAACGTTGAGCTTTTCCCAGACtcggaagagaagaaagtcaatATCCGCGGAGCAGCTGGCCCAGACCAAGGCTTCTCGATTCGTGGCGCGGCAAATGGTCTCTCAATTAAAGGACGAGGCGCATCCGTCCGCGAGCTCTTCCCATCCAAGTACAAATCCAACGCTGGCAAGGAGCTGTTCTCGGAGAAGATAGAGGGACGAGGAGGTCCGCGCCGGAGGGCGGAGGATATGTTCAGCTGA
- a CDS encoding uncharacterized protein (predicted protein), with translation MAPISQNPPLASILVARFLRTNNYAETLNAFIREAGLPANAGQVTDQEENNWTIESVLEEKKAFDQTQHFERQVKPQLTKHTAPSNPKIIETPTSSNILACSVDPWRHPKGNEDNQDTSSRLIATGADKQLHLFKTEPNNALLSSLPGLSESPILSYVSIRNGEYVCLTNMSGQLLLQRDAEILDKRKDHAKYAVKVVAFEDTDLPQRPIWIATAGWDSKIHLYRLRLPEVEGAEADLDSDSVAIGEPIASIALASNPESLLFVQHPDTKELLLLVSRRDSTHLYYYQVPQQQQQHQEQPSTPYECPLLGKQNLAPHSNAWIAFSPSCLALSPHDPGLLAVATSTLPHMKVIIVRLLFPSTDSLLDAREPETQATQALAALSLQNREDAAIVIQANTFAPQTAYSTPQVVWRPDGSGVWVNGDDGVIRGVEGRTGKVVTVLKEGHVVGSKIRTIWAGWVDVGRDGDVVREEWLVSGGFDKRNQIRETVTRTPPSMHPLATEQKVEGVW, from the exons ATGGCACCAATTTCCCAGAACCCCCCGTTGGCGAGTATTCTTGTAGCCCGCTTTCTACGAACCAACAACTACGCCGAGACTCTTAATGCATTCATCCGTGAAGCGGGATTGCCCGCCAACGCGGGGCAAGTAACAGaccaggaagaaaacaacTGGACGATCGAGAGCGTactcgaggagaagaaagcctTTGACCAGACTCAGCATTTTGAACG CCAAGTGAAACCCCAGCTAACAAAACACACAGcaccctccaaccccaaaatCATAGaaacaccaacatcatcAAACATCCTCGCCTGCTCCGTTGACCCATGGAGACACCCAAAAGGCAACGAAGACAACCAAGACACATCATCTCGTCTCATAGCCACAGGCGCAGACAAACAACTCCACCTCTTCAAGACAGAACCCAACAATGCCCTCCTCAGCTCACTTCCCGGACTCTCCGAGTCCCCAATCCTATCCTACGTCTCTATCAGGAACGGCGAATACGTCTGTCTAACCAACATGTCCGGCCAACTCCTCTTACAAAGGGACGCCGAGATCCtcgacaaaagaaaagaccacGCCAAATACGCCGTGAAGGTAGTTGCATTTGAAGACACTGACTTACCCCAACGACCTATATGGATAGCCACAGCCGGGTGGGATTCCAAGATTCATCTCTACCGGCTACGTCTCCCGGAGGTTGAAGGTGCCGAAGCAGACTTGGACTCAGACTCCGTGGCTATTGGCGAGCCCATCGCATCCATTGCTCTGGCTTCGAACCCAGAGTCGTTGCTCTTTGTCCAGCACCCTGATACAAAGGAACTACTTCTACTTGTCTCTCGACGCGATTCAACCCATCTGTACTACTACCAGGTcccacagcaacagcaacagcaccagGAACAGCCATCCACACCATACGAATGCCCCCTCCTCGGCAAACAGAACCTCGCCCCCCATTCCAACGCCTGGATCGCTTTCTCCCCCTCCTGTCTCGCCCTCAGTCCCCATGACCCAGGTCTCTTGGCCGTCGCCACCTCAACCCTACCGCATATGAAAGTGATCATTGTACGACTCCTGTTCCCATCCACCGATAGCTTGTTGGATGCCAGGGAGCCAGAGACACAAGCTACGCAGGCTCTTGCGGCGCTGTCGCTGCAGAACCGGGAGGATGCGGCCATTGTGATCCAGGCGAATACGTTTGCGCCGCAGACGGCGTATTCGACGCCGCAGGTGGTCTGGAGGCCGGATGGGTCGGGGGTTTGGGTTaatggggatgatggggtGATTCggggggtggaggggaggACTGGGAAGGTGGTGacggtgttgaaggaggGGCATGTGGTTGGGTCGAAGATTCGGACGATTTGGGCGGGTTGGGTGGATGTTGGGAGggatggggatgttgttAGGGAGGAGTGGTTGGTTAGTGGGGGGTTTGATAAGAG GAATCAAATAAGGGAAACAGTCACGAGAAC CCCTCCGTCCATGCACCCTCTCGCCACAGAGCAAAAGGTAGAGGGTGTTTGGTAA
- a CDS encoding uncharacterized protein (alpha-glucosidases, family 31 of glycosyl hydrolases), with product MLYAEDDKLIFRFDDHLLWIQSWGENAFRVRATKLSSIPTEDWALSTKPSASEPVIETPEGKEASIYNGKIKAVVSQRGKIIIYDSKGNKLLEEYARHRRDPKDPKCSALEVEARELRGILGGDFHLTMRFESLDPKEKIFGMGQYQQPSLNLKGADVELAHRNSQASVPFAVSSLGYGFLWNNPGIGRAVFGTNTMSFEAYSTKALDYWVVAGDTPAEIEEAYAKVTGYVPMMPEYGLGFWQCKLRYWNQEQLLNVAREYKRRQVPLDLIVIDFFHWKHQGDWSFDPEFWPDPGKLSFPSPQIYKH from the coding sequence ATGCTCTATGCCGAAGACGATAAGCTCATCTTTCGCTTCGATGACCATCTCCTCTGGATTCAGTCATGGGGCGAGAACGCATTCAGAGTGAGGGCTACGAAGCTCTCATCAATACCCACCGAAGACTGGGCGCTATCCACAAAGCCCAGCGCAAGTGAGCCCGTCATCGAGACACcagaaggcaaagaagcgAGCATCTACAACGGCAAAATCAAAGCCGTCGTCTCCCAGCGcggcaagatcatcatctacGATTCCAAGGGAAACAAGCTCCTGGAGGAATACGCTCGCCATCGCCGTGATCCCAAAGACCCGAAATGCAGCGCCTTAGAGGTCGAAGCTCGCGAACTGCGAGGAATCCTAGGGGGCGATTTCCACCTCACCATGCGATTCGAGTCCCTTGACccgaaggaaaagatcttCGGAATGGGTCAATACCAACAGCCATCCTTGAATCTTAAGGGTGCTGATGTCGAACTGGCTCATCGAAACTCTCAGGCCAGTGTTCCCTTTGCGGTCTCCTCCCTCGGATACGGCTTCTTGTGGAATAACCCTGGTATTGGACGGGCGGTTTTTGGGACGAATACGATGAGTTTCGAGGCATATTCTACCAAGGCGCTGGACTACTGGGTCGTCGCAGGTGACACGCCGGCGGAGATTGAGGAGGCGTATGCGAAGGTGACTGGCTACGTTCCGATGATGCCGGAGTACGGCTTAGGGTTCTGGCAATGCAAGCTCCGGTACTGGAATCAGGAGCAGCTGCTTAATGTGGCGAGGGAATATAAACGACGACAGGTCCCACTGGACCTGATTGTCATTGACTTTTTCCACTGGAAACATCAAGGCGACTGGAGCTT